CAAAGGGAATTCCACCagtttatttctttctaatattttcttagttatcaacagaactttatttaatatatatggtgctgagaatcaaacccagtgccttgcacatgctaggcaagcactctaccactgagctacaaccccagatgCCACTAGTTTCTTTTTTGAGGTtcctactagaaaattttaaattacatgtctattattattactattactattattattttgcagcaCTAGTGATTGagtccagggctttgcacatgttaagcaagcacCTTGCTACTAAGCTACATTACCagctcttttaaaagtttttctaacAGGTGTGGTGAGTGAACACCTCTAATTCAAGCagcttaggagactgagacaggaggattgcaagttcaaagccagcctcagcaatttaatgaggccctgagcaatttaggcaaatccctgtctcaaaatataaataaataaataaataaataaataaataaataaataaagggctgaggatgtggctcaatgcttaagcacccctgggtgcaatcccatttttttttttcactgccaGGAATGGAACCCAAAGCCTCATGCACACTACATTAGCTCTCTACCTCTAAGCTACCCCTCACCCCCAGCTCCTaaatttcttttgagacaaggtagcCCAGGCTATGAtagaatttgtgattctcttgctttGGCCTCCACAGTAGCTGAAATTAGGActatgccaccacatccagccaccatattttatttccataggAAGAAACTGATGTAGACgatgcttcttctttttctgcctcttcctttttcctttttttcctcccctggtactggggattgaacccagggacactctgtccctgagatacacccccagcctttaagtttttattttgaaacagggtcttgctaatttgtcaaggctgatcttgaacttgcaatccttctgcttcagccttctgagtactAGGGTTAACaaggtgtgccaccatgcccagcgtaAAACCATGCGTTATTGCCCTGACGTTGATCTCCTGAGATCTGGAGGGTTCATTTCAGACCTCATTTCTAGCCAATCCCTATAGAAGCTTGGGCAAGTCATATCAGCCTCTGAGTCTCTGtattctcatctgtgaaatggagagatTATGTGGATATCTGCATCACAaagttttttttggaagaaacGAAATAATACACCTGAAACACTCCTTATAGTTTAGCCTGCACCTTTATTGTCACTAAGTGGGTTCCTCTCCTCTCTACAAATAAGGATGGGCCACACCTCCCTTTCAGAGGTTCAAAAGTAGCTGATACAAGCAATTTGACCATGTTGGGAGCCTGCTACCTTCTGCCCTCTGTAAGAGCAAGAGAGAATCCTAGAAGGGTAGAGGGTTTATGAGCCCATAGAGGGTGAAAAAAGCTCAAGGTCATAGCCTACTGGTGGTGTGGTTGcatgaaattcaaaacaaaactgtttCTAACCTTGAGGTCATCAGGTGCAGCTCACTGCTCGACCAATAGTCACTGGTCGAGCCACTATGGAGGTAGGAACCTAGTTCTTTCCACGCTTTGAGGCTCAGTTGCCACACTTTAAGATGGCGACATCCAGAGTCTGTAATCTGGTTTTCCACACTCAAGATGGCGACGCACGCTCGGGGCGCCGGTTCCGGTTCCGGTTCCCCAGGCCGGGCCTGAACACGCTGagcgctctgggagcagccatgGCGGATGGTCCTGTGGCGGAGCTGCTGTTGCAGCGGCTGGAGGCGGCAGATGGCGGCCTGGACAGCGCGGAGGTCGCGACCCAGCTGGGCGTGGAGCACCAGGCGGTGGTGGGCGCGGTGAAGAGCCTGCAGGCTCTAGGCGAGGTGATTCAGTCCTGCGATGCGGGGCCTCCTTGCTTCTGCCCCTGTAGCCCCCTTGCCTGCAGAGTTCTTCTTCCAGGCCAGACTCCCTCAGCCTGGTTAGGAGTAATTAAAATGGGCCCATCCGGGTGTGCGCTGACCGGGAGTGTGGAACGAGTGAGCCTCGGGCACTGGTGAATGTGCCTCAAGCGATAAACGTCCTGGGGGAGGATCAGCACGCAGTCGGAGGTGGGGGCGTTGTACTACAGTGGACTAGGAAGACGAGGCAGCAGCGTTACAGTCTACTAAGGAGGCCAAGTGACCGGAGTGATTGGGGAGGCACAGGGAACCCAGCGGTGAGGTCTTAGGAGAGCGGCCCGCCTGGTGGGTCTGTCACCGTGAATGAAAGCCGTGGCGTATAAGGGATCCACTCTAGGGTATTGAGGAGGGcgtcgggaggccgaggcaggtgTCAGAGGAGAACAGCATGGCCAGAATTGCAACTCTTTACCTCACAGGGGTACTGGGGAGCCACAGAAATAGTAGCTAGTCAGATGTGGTGACGTCTACATTATCTTTGGGAAGGACTGACAGGGCAGGGCTAGAGGCGAAGGCAGAGGCTGGCATGAAGTCTGCTGTGGGGAGGCAGCTGGAAAGGGAAGATTCAGGCCAAAGAAGGGGGAGCATGGGCAAATCCCATCTTGGGCAAATGGAGGGCCCTGGAATCATGGGATGAGGATGCCAGGAGGCTCAGTGAGCCACCGAGGAGGCTGGATTCATTAGGCCAGGATCTAATgaattttatttgtcaaagcaGTTTTGTGCCCATCCTACTCTCAGCTTTACTTGTCTGATCCTTTCCGTAAACCgaggattattttcattttgcagataGGACAACTCATGCTCAGCATAGATAAGTAACTTGATGAGTGTCACTAGAAGGGTCTGGTGAACCTGGATTTGAAATGTAAGTGCTCAGACTGCAAAGCCAGAGGGCCTCAGTGCAGAGAAGAGTTCAAAGTCACAATGTGTGGGTGACAGTGCTTTGATCCATGTGAAATTGACAGTTTTGTAGGTTAAAGAGAGTTAAGTAATGACAGTTTAATGGGAACCAGATGACagtaatgacaataataataataataagttaacCTAACATGTTAACCACCGGATATTCTTTCTGTGTACCAATTCACTTACTCCTCAAGACTCATCAAGGTCCCTTAAGGATGAGAAAAGTCACTCAGggctgcaggtgtagctcagtggtagagtacttgtctagcaagCACTGAAGATGTGAGTTCCATTCCctagcactggggaaaaaaaaattagggaggttaagcaacttgcccaaggtcacacagccactGAAGAGCAGAACTGGGATTAAAAGAAAGGCAAACTAGAGCCTGTAGACCCTGTCCACTTGACCTTGTCTGTGTCTTTGTGACCTTGGACCTTTCCTCATCTTGGAGCCTCTGGTTTCTATTTGTAATGTGGACCTCCATTGCCCTTCTTTGGTACTCTAGGCACTGAAATACAAACACATAAATTAGAGTCAAATCTATTTACCTATGACCTTGAAGTATGTCACAGCTTACAAAGTGATAGTAAACATATAGCCACACccagtggtgtgtgcctgtggtcccagctactcaggagttaAGGCTAGCATGGGGAGCCTAGTGACAATGTTCCTGTGAGGCATGTTGGGGGTACTGAGATGGAGCTGTCCAGCCCACACCCAGCCACGGGTGTGGCTCATGTAACACTGTCACTGTTACATGAGAGAAAAGGAGGCTGGGCAAAGGGAAATCCTCCCTGTGGGGTCTTTTGGCCAGAAAGTGGTACAGCTGGCGTGTCAAACAGCTTTAAAAGCTGTTCTTCAAATCTCAGGCCCAGTTCCTCTGTGAGGGCCACCTGGCTCTGAACCCAtccctgccttcctctctcctgTCCCCATTCCTGTGCAGGTCATTGAGGCTGAGCTTCGCTCTACCAAGCACTGGGAGCTTACTGAAGAGGGTGAGGAAATTGCCCGGGAAGGCAGTCATGAGGCCCGGGTGTTTCACAGCATCCCCGCAGAGGGCCTGGCCCAGAGCGAGCTCATGGTAGGAGTCTGGGGAGCAGGACCTAGGGAGGTGAGGGGGTGACAGTTGCCTTTGTGCCGTACTTCCTGTAACCTAACTCCCTCAGCGCCTGCCCAGTGGCAAAGTGGGTTTCAGCAAGGCCATGTCCAACAAGTGGATCCGTGTGGACAAGAGTGCAGCGGACGGGCCCCGTGTGTTCCGAGTGGTGAGTTCCTGCAGATGGGTGGGCAGGTGGACAGACAGTGGGCCCCTGGCCTTCACACCCCTTGCTGTGGCAGGTGGACAAGGTGGAGGACGAAGTGCAGCGGCGACTCCAGTTGGTCCAGGGCGGGCAGGCTGAGGAGCTGGGTGAGAAGGAAAGGAGCGAGCTCAGGAAGAGGAAGCTGCTGAATGCAGTGTGAGTGGCGCCCCCCCCCAGGCCACGCCTCCACTTCCTGTGTGGCATGTTGGGGGTACTGAGGGAGCTGTCCAGCCCGCACCCAGCCACGGATGCTGCTGGGCTCATGCAACCCTCCGGCCAAGTGCTGTCTCCCACTGACCTTCCATGCAAGGTGTGCCACCACCTCCCTGCTTGTGTGTCAttagcaattgaacccagggtggtgTCCACcaggctacagccccagctctttattttttgagatggggtttcccTAAATTGCCAGGCTGGCTTCacacttggaatcctcctgcttcagcctcctgagttgctcggattacaagcatgtgtcacaCATTCAGCTGCGTGTGTCACCTTAAATAGGCAACCCTGACATCCTCCCTTCCCCACTGGAGTTTCACAAAAGCCCCTCACTGCTGGTATCCACgtctcctgccctgtccctctccTTCACAGTACTTAGCACTGCGTGAAGTCCAGAGGATGTGCCCCACAGCTCTGGGGGCCGGGCAGGCTGGGAGTTCTGCTCTCTGTGGCCTAGAGAGCACACAGGAGCTGGGCTGAAGTCCaggctctgccacttaccagtAGTGTGACTCAGTCAAGGCATCCAGCCCTTACCAGCCTCAGTTCCCTTCTCACAGGATTGTGGGGTGGCATTAGTGGAGCAGAGCCTGCATGGGGAATAAACTCTTCCTAGCTATATGCTTAGCACCTTGAGTTGACCCTGACacacatttgggttttttttttttttttgtatcagggattgaacctgaacgctttaccacttagctgtatccccagccctttttatttattttgaggcatggtctcactaagttgcttagggccttactaaattgctgaggctggccttgaatttgccatcctcctgtctcagtctcccaaatcactggggttctaagtgtgtaccactgtgcctggttcttaataagtatttgttgaatgaatatgtGAACAAACACAGGGATAGGTAGTAGCCACGTAAGAGTATTTCAGGTGGAAATAAATATCAGGAAGAACATGAAGCAGTTGTCCAGGTGGtatggcacatatctgtaattttagctactcgggaggctgaggtagatcTTTTTTTGAGTCTAGGGGTtccaaaccagcctgggcaacataacaagaccctgtgtcaacataggtgtggtggtgtacatctataattccagctactcgggaggctgaagcaggaagattgcaagttcaagaatAGCCTAGGCAgattagtgagaccccatctcaaaatagaaagggctgagggtgtagctcagtggtagagccccttgttcaaacacacacaaaacaaagccGAGTGACTTGGCAGTGGTTTTAGAACTGGCATCAGATGGAAGATCAAGGAGAACCTGTTGATGACAgtggcctcccctcccctttggCTGCAGGACCCTGAAGACTTACTGGGTGAGCAAGGGCAGTGCCTTCAGCACCAGAATCTCCAAGCAGGAGGCAGAGCTGAGCCCAGAGATGATCTCCAGGTAGCAGtggctccagggctgggggcaggtggAAGCCGGGGAGAGGGGCAGGCCTCCCTCACCGGGCCTGTGCCCTCCACATCCCCCACAGTGGTTCCTGGCGGGACCGGCCCTTCAAGTCCTACAACTTCGCTGCCCGTGGCGTGCTCCCTGACAGCGGTCACCTACACCCGCTGCTCAAGGTCCGCTCCCAGTTCCGACAGATCTTCCTGGAGATGGGGTGAGCACATGGCTGGGGGCCGGGGGCACAGCCATAGGGGCAGGCAGGGCAGTCACCGCATGTCCCCGCAGGTTCACCGAGATGCCgactgacaacttcattgagagCTCCTTTTGGAACTTCGACGCTCTCTTCCAGCCCCAGCAGCATCCAGCACGTGATCAGCATGACACCTTCTTCCTACGAGGTGCGTCAGCCCTGGGTGCCTGGCTGAAAGGACAGAGGAGGAGCCTGGCCTAGTTGGGATTTTTAGCCTGTGGCCGtcccattttataaaatgagatttgCCCTCCATGTGGCCAACAAAGCCCCTGGGAGCCTGTTCATCAATCTTTTGTGATCTCCTTGTTCCACTGACCCTAGTCTCTGCTCTTCCCTGATAGTGCCAGGCTGtgcccacctcagggcctttgctcaTACTATAACATCCACTGAGATCTGTTTTGTCTGAGATTTTTAAGGCAACTTAAAAGGTTGtgagtatggctcagtggtacagcacttgcctagcctgtgtaaGGGCctcagttccatccccagcactgcaaaaaagtcAATAAACAAGAACATCCTGATATATCCCCCTTCCCTGCTCCACCCTACAGCcctgagtttgtgtgtgtgttgctgcggggagaacccagggctttgcacacgctaggcaagtgctgtagtcctgggccacatccccagccacagcccTAGTCTTcattatagtttccttatttcttctctccccctccctccctcccttttatgCTGTCCTTGATGTCATCTAAAATTGAGTGACTTTCCACAATGGTGGATGTCTCCCCCACCAGATCAGACAAGGTCCTTGGGTACCCATTACCTGATCTGCAGCAGTGAAGTCACTGTCATCTTTGTTGTGGCACCCAAAACCTACTAAGCACTCATTATATATACCAGTCACTGTTCTGATCTTCCACCAGCTACAAAAAAGTAGTACTGTTAGCCCTCTTTTATAAttgaaactgaggcacagagagggaccATTCTTGTCCTGGTCCACACAGCTTTTAAGAGCTGAAGTCGGTATTCATTGGGTCTCAGTCTTTCCAGGAGCGAGCACCAAATTTGTGTCTCTGGAAGGGAATCTTAAGCATTTGCACAACTGGGGGCCAAGTTTtcagtggtagaaaacttgcttagcatgtgcaaggccctgggttccgtcttTAGCTGTGTGGTGAGGCAGGCGGTAAATGCCACAAGGAGtcgtgtgtgtttgtgagtgtgccTGTGAGTGTGCCTGGCTGAGGAGGAAGGGGTGGTTGCTGTCAGGTTCAAGTCTGTTTAGCAAAGACTGGTGAGGGAGGGGCTGTGTTGGGAGTGAAAGCTCCAGGGAGAGGGAATGGCCCGTGCAAGGCTGGACTGTGCCTGGTGTGCCCACTGGGACGCCTGTGACTGGTGTTGGTGATCAAGCAGGAGTGTGAGCAGACAGGGCAGGGAGGCACTGGACAGGGCTGTGGGAAGACTTTCTCCAAGTAAGCGCAGAGCCACTGAGGGTCCTGGAAGAGAACTGTGGCAGGTCGAGCATGCCAGGCACCCTCTGGCTGCTGCCACCACCACTGTGCAAACCTGAAGCAGTGGCTCTGTGAGAATGTTCATGGACCAACCAGATGGCAC
Above is a window of Urocitellus parryii isolate mUroPar1 unplaced genomic scaffold, mUroPar1.hap1 Scaffold_118, whole genome shotgun sequence DNA encoding:
- the LOC113190390 gene encoding phenylalanine--tRNA ligase alpha subunit; the encoded protein is MADGPVAELLLQRLEAADGGLDSAEVATQLGVEHQAVVGAVKSLQALGEVIEAELRSTKHWELTEEGEEIAREGSHEARVFHSIPAEGLAQSELMRLPSGKVGFSKAMSNKWIRVDKSAADGPRVFRVVDKVEDEVQRRLQLVQGGQAEELGEKERSELRKRKLLNAVTLKTYWVSKGSAFSTRISKQEAELSPEMISSGSWRDRPFKSYNFAARGVLPDSGHLHPLLKVRSQFRQIFLEMGFTEMPTDNFIESSFWNFDALFQPQQHPARDQHDTFFLRDPAEALQLPMDYVQRVKRTHSQGGYGSQGYKYNWKLDEARKNLLRTHTTAASARALYRLAQKKPFTPAKYFSIDRVFRNETLDATHLAEFHQIEGVVADHGLTLGHLMGVLREFFSKLGLTQLRFKPAYNPYTEPSMEVFSYHQGLKKWVEVGNSGIFRPEMLLPMGLPENVSVIAWGLSLERPTMIKYGINNIRELVGHKVNLQMVYDSPLCRLDTEPKTPQTQAA